In Halosegnis marinus, one genomic interval encodes:
- a CDS encoding Brp/Blh family beta-carotene 15,15'-dioxygenase, translating to MSAALFPPASARDTVRTWALAPGWVACALLAAVFAFDPAVPLELQYLPLVVSVVLVGLPHGAIDHLVPARLRGESPDARSMLGVGLLYALLGGAYTAAWFLVPVACFAFFILLTLAHWGQGDVHAVVALGGGDHLRSRPQRVLAAVVRGGFPMLVPLVAFPEQYRAVAGALVAPFAAAPDPLAPAFAPDVRLVVGVGFALLVAVHLALGYRSGGAGWRLDAGETVLLGAFFATVPPVLAVGTYFCLWHAARHVARLALLDEPSVRGLRRGRVRPALVRFAKQAAPLTALSLAFLGGLYLVVPDRPTTVPGFVGLYLVLIAALTLPHVAVVAWMDRAQGLWRAAVSERA from the coding sequence GTGAGCGCCGCCCTGTTCCCCCCCGCGTCGGCCCGCGACACGGTCCGGACGTGGGCGCTCGCCCCCGGCTGGGTCGCCTGCGCGCTCCTCGCGGCCGTCTTCGCGTTCGACCCCGCGGTCCCCCTCGAACTGCAGTACCTCCCGCTCGTCGTCTCCGTCGTCCTCGTGGGGCTCCCCCACGGGGCCATCGACCACCTCGTCCCGGCGCGCCTGCGCGGCGAGTCGCCGGACGCCCGCTCGATGCTCGGCGTGGGCCTGCTCTACGCCCTTCTCGGCGGCGCGTACACCGCGGCGTGGTTCCTCGTCCCGGTCGCCTGCTTCGCCTTCTTCATCCTCCTCACGCTGGCCCACTGGGGGCAGGGCGACGTCCACGCGGTCGTCGCGCTCGGGGGCGGCGACCACCTCCGGTCGCGCCCACAGCGCGTCCTCGCCGCGGTCGTCCGCGGCGGCTTCCCGATGCTCGTCCCGCTCGTCGCCTTCCCCGAGCAGTACCGCGCCGTCGCCGGGGCGCTCGTCGCCCCCTTCGCCGCGGCGCCAGACCCGCTCGCACCCGCCTTCGCCCCCGACGTCCGCCTCGTCGTCGGCGTCGGGTTCGCCCTGCTCGTCGCCGTCCACCTCGCGCTCGGGTACCGGAGCGGTGGCGCGGGGTGGCGACTCGACGCCGGCGAGACGGTCCTGCTCGGGGCGTTCTTCGCCACCGTTCCCCCGGTGCTCGCCGTCGGGACGTACTTCTGTCTGTGGCACGCCGCGCGCCACGTCGCCCGCCTCGCTCTGCTCGACGAGCCCTCGGTTCGGGGACTCCGGCGCGGGCGCGTCCGGCCCGCGCTCGTCCGATTCGCGAAGCAGGCCGCGCCGCTGACCGCCCTCTCGCTCGCCTTCCTCGGGGGGCTGTACCTCGTCGTTCCCGACCGCCCCACGACGGTGCCGGGGTTCGTCGGCCTCTACCTCGTGCTCATCGCGGCGCTGACGCTCCCGCACGTCGCCGTCGTCGCGTGGATGGACCGCGCCCAGGGCCTGTGGCGCGCCGCCGTATCGGAACGCGCTTGA
- a CDS encoding MFS transporter: MNGDRLQFLSLYFVRFSGGFGLAALVTLLPTYISLYDPSGLVIGLYTSAFTLASTVAIVPFAWGGDAGDKRRVLAVAVALALVSYVGFAFVTGSWGFVAARSVQGFAATGASLMSLSLVGELAPTGERANHIGKANAARLASGIVGSLSVGAIYEIYGFRAVYGLLVALLALALVALVAFVRPDPVRIEGFPFSSLSVNERLRTLSTFRGQYAVAVTLVRTWVPIYAGVEAAQGGLAYGSFAVAVVITAEKAANMAFQPYTGRLSDRFGRAAFVAAGGAGYGLVALAVPFAPGIGTALGLPPGVPGAAALADTALVRVVGVSEAVAGLATLTPAFLPLVGANALLGATDAFREPASMALFADEGENTEGGGVASSFGIREFVWRPGSVAAPFLGGWLMTEVGMAWVFYAGGAAALSAVVVFLAVLAAQHGPAALRTW, translated from the coding sequence GTGAACGGCGACCGACTCCAGTTCCTGTCGCTCTACTTCGTCCGCTTCTCCGGCGGCTTCGGCCTCGCGGCGCTCGTCACGCTCCTGCCGACGTACATCTCGCTGTACGACCCGTCGGGCCTCGTCATCGGCCTCTACACCTCCGCGTTCACGCTCGCCTCGACCGTCGCCATCGTCCCGTTCGCGTGGGGCGGCGACGCGGGCGACAAGCGCCGGGTGCTCGCCGTCGCCGTCGCGCTCGCGCTCGTCTCCTACGTCGGCTTCGCGTTCGTCACCGGCTCGTGGGGCTTCGTCGCCGCCCGCTCGGTGCAGGGCTTCGCGGCGACCGGCGCGTCGCTGATGTCGCTGTCGCTCGTCGGCGAACTCGCCCCCACGGGGGAGCGGGCCAACCACATCGGGAAGGCGAACGCCGCCCGCCTCGCCTCCGGCATCGTCGGCTCGCTCTCCGTCGGCGCGATATACGAGATATACGGCTTTCGCGCGGTGTACGGCCTGCTCGTCGCCCTGCTCGCGCTCGCGCTCGTCGCGCTCGTCGCCTTCGTCCGGCCCGACCCCGTCCGCATCGAGGGGTTCCCCTTCTCCTCGCTGTCGGTGAACGAGCGGCTCCGCACGCTCTCGACGTTCCGCGGCCAGTACGCCGTCGCCGTCACGCTGGTGCGGACGTGGGTGCCCATCTACGCCGGGGTCGAGGCCGCACAGGGCGGCCTCGCCTACGGCTCCTTCGCCGTCGCGGTCGTCATCACCGCCGAGAAGGCCGCGAACATGGCGTTCCAGCCGTACACCGGCCGGCTCTCCGACCGGTTCGGCCGCGCCGCGTTCGTCGCCGCCGGCGGCGCGGGCTACGGCCTCGTCGCGCTCGCCGTCCCCTTCGCGCCCGGTATCGGGACGGCGCTCGGCCTCCCGCCGGGGGTGCCCGGCGCCGCCGCGCTGGCCGACACCGCCCTCGTGCGCGTCGTCGGCGTCTCGGAGGCCGTGGCGGGCCTCGCGACGCTCACGCCCGCGTTCCTCCCGCTCGTGGGCGCGAACGCCCTGCTCGGGGCGACCGACGCCTTCCGCGAGCCGGCCAGCATGGCGCTGTTCGCCGACGAGGGGGAGAACACCGAGGGCGGGGGCGTCGCCTCCTCGTTCGGTATCCGGGAGTTCGTCTGGCGGCCCGGTTCGGTCGCCGCCCCGTTCCTCGGCGGCTGGCTCATGACCGAGGTGGGGATGGCGTGGGTGTTCTACGCGGGCGGCGCGGCCGCGCTGTCGGCCGTGGTCGTCTTCCTCGCCGTCCTCGCGGCCCAGCACGGCCCCGCCGCGCTCCGCACGTGGTAA
- a CDS encoding choice-of-anchor W domain-containing protein: protein MTNDARGQGPVVGVTLLVVLALVLGTTVYGYGSDLGLGISVAVPLASFEFAADGDDLTVTHVGGATLAGDELVVMHDGGVSLGTFADGACDPAVTTARSGVSCFVGGGAADDVQVLWVDPETGNSFVLARWTAPTPTVPPAVTTPSTPTATPTATPTPTATPEPTPAPTVTPTPTPEPTPTATPTPTPAWRPPTYSPSPSPEQAPVPDEETEHGLSLAGSGDGWGSLALDGPTAWQARGEFGGNESVRLEAGVGLEGNDTAHEWANDTAETFVLTFADGNATLVVGNTSVAWTPGVGGGDAVALTAAAYDPDGDGVANGSVSLGNLTLDGVPLAVNAGEGLVNLTVESAGGERYALLDVDDPANFTLTGEVRFVWTGADAPVPGELAFYVHVVAADAEGVLDEV from the coding sequence ATGACGAACGACGCGCGGGGCCAGGGGCCGGTAGTGGGGGTAACGCTGTTGGTCGTCCTCGCGCTCGTGCTGGGGACGACGGTGTACGGCTACGGCTCCGACCTCGGGCTGGGCATCTCCGTCGCCGTCCCGCTGGCGAGCTTCGAGTTCGCGGCGGACGGCGACGACCTGACCGTCACCCACGTCGGCGGCGCGACGCTCGCGGGCGACGAACTGGTGGTGATGCACGACGGCGGCGTCTCGCTCGGTACCTTCGCCGACGGGGCCTGCGACCCGGCCGTCACGACGGCCCGGTCCGGCGTCTCCTGTTTCGTCGGCGGCGGCGCGGCGGACGACGTGCAGGTGCTGTGGGTCGACCCCGAGACGGGCAACTCCTTCGTGCTCGCGCGCTGGACCGCGCCGACCCCGACGGTCCCGCCCGCGGTGACGACGCCCTCGACGCCGACGGCGACCCCCACGGCCACGCCGACGCCGACCGCGACGCCGGAACCGACGCCCGCGCCGACCGTGACCCCGACGCCGACGCCGGAACCCACGCCGACCGCGACCCCCACGCCGACCCCCGCGTGGCGGCCGCCGACGTACTCGCCGTCGCCCTCGCCCGAGCAGGCACCCGTCCCCGACGAGGAGACCGAACACGGCCTCTCGCTCGCCGGCTCCGGCGACGGCTGGGGGTCGCTCGCGCTCGACGGCCCGACCGCGTGGCAGGCGCGCGGCGAGTTCGGCGGCAACGAGTCCGTCCGCCTCGAAGCCGGCGTCGGCCTCGAGGGGAACGACACCGCCCACGAGTGGGCGAACGACACCGCCGAGACGTTCGTGTTGACGTTCGCGGACGGGAACGCGACCCTCGTCGTCGGCAACACGAGCGTCGCGTGGACGCCCGGCGTGGGCGGCGGCGACGCCGTCGCGCTCACCGCCGCGGCGTACGACCCCGACGGCGACGGCGTCGCCAACGGGAGCGTCTCCCTCGGCAACCTCACGCTCGACGGCGTCCCGCTCGCCGTGAACGCGGGCGAGGGGCTGGTGAACCTCACCGTCGAGTCGGCGGGCGGCGAGCGCTACGCCCTGCTCGACGTGGACGACCCGGCGAACTTCACGCTGACCGGCGAGGTGCGCTTCGTCTGGACCGGCGCCGACGCGCCCGTCCCCGGCGAACTGGCCTTCTACGTCCACGTCGTCGCCGCGGACGCCGAGGGCGTCCTCGACGAGGTCTGA
- the msrB gene encoding peptide-methionine (R)-S-oxide reductase MsrB, translated as MSDSKRTVPESDEEWRELLTDEEYEVLREQGTEPKFTGEFIGKDDEGEYRCAGCGALLFDSETKFDTEGSGWPSFYDAVEGAIEFREDRSHGMVRTETVCAECGGHLGHVFDDGPNPTGKRFCINSVALDFEETED; from the coding sequence ATGTCGGACTCGAAACGGACGGTACCCGAGAGCGACGAGGAATGGCGCGAACTGCTGACCGACGAGGAGTACGAGGTCCTCCGCGAGCAGGGCACGGAACCGAAGTTCACGGGCGAGTTCATCGGCAAGGACGACGAGGGCGAGTACCGGTGTGCCGGCTGCGGCGCGCTGCTGTTCGACTCCGAGACCAAGTTCGACACGGAGGGGTCGGGGTGGCCCTCCTTTTACGACGCCGTGGAGGGCGCCATCGAGTTCCGCGAGGACCGCTCGCACGGGATGGTCCGCACGGAGACGGTGTGTGCCGAGTGCGGCGGCCACCTCGGACACGTCTTCGACGACGGCCCGAACCCGACCGGGAAGCGGTTCTGTATCAACTCCGTCGCGCTGGACTTCGAGGAGACGGAGGACTGA
- the eif1A gene encoding translation initiation factor eIF-1A, which translates to MSEDSGRKPLRMPDENQQFAVVTNMLGGGRVRVRCADGKERMGRIPGRMRFRTWINEGDVVLIEPWDWQDEKGDIEWRYDEQDAQQLREEGHIE; encoded by the coding sequence ATGAGTGAGGACAGCGGGCGCAAGCCCCTCCGGATGCCCGACGAGAACCAGCAGTTCGCCGTCGTGACGAACATGCTGGGCGGCGGGCGCGTGCGCGTGCGGTGTGCAGACGGCAAGGAGCGGATGGGCCGCATCCCCGGCCGGATGCGGTTCCGGACGTGGATCAACGAGGGCGACGTCGTGCTCATCGAGCCGTGGGACTGGCAGGACGAGAAGGGAGACATCGAGTGGCGCTACGACGAGCAGGACGCCCAGCAGCTCCGCGAGGAAGGCCACATCGAGTAA
- a CDS encoding group I intron-associated PD-(D/E)XK endonuclease, translating into MVDREAAFEALDGPHERGQASEALVKAAFLVRGVSVSTPEYDNEPYDLVVHLDGDFRRVQVKTAYRNKPGTVQFETVSTRRRGEGYDREGYRGRADLFAVYNPVLDEVYAVPVADAAEGKTEIRFEPTDNGQRAGIRWHEDYLLDAYLAGRDPSIR; encoded by the coding sequence ATGGTCGACCGGGAAGCCGCGTTCGAGGCCCTCGACGGACCGCACGAGCGAGGACAGGCGAGCGAGGCGCTCGTCAAGGCCGCGTTCCTCGTCCGCGGTGTTTCGGTGTCGACCCCCGAGTACGACAACGAACCGTACGACCTCGTCGTACACCTCGACGGGGATTTCCGCCGCGTACAGGTGAAGACCGCCTACCGGAACAAGCCCGGAACCGTCCAGTTCGAGACCGTAAGCACGCGACGCCGCGGAGAGGGATACGACCGTGAGGGCTACCGCGGACGTGCCGACCTGTTCGCGGTGTACAATCCCGTGCTGGACGAGGTGTACGCGGTTCCCGTTGCGGACGCGGCGGAGGGAAAGACGGAGATACGGTTCGAACCGACCGACAACGGCCAGCGCGCGGGAATCCGGTGGCACGAGGACTACTTGCTCGACGCGTATCTGGCCGGCCGCGACCCTTCGATACGCTGA
- the cca gene encoding CCA tRNA nucleotidyltransferase, with protein MTPPSFAAVVERVSERVTPDAAERARLDAAATALRERAEDALADLDTEADVLLVGSTARGTWLAGDRDIDVFVRFPPDLPRDRLEAYGLAVGHAVLADGHEEYAEHPYVKGTFEGFDVDCVPCYDVDSAADIRSAVDRTPFHTAYVESRLDDDLAADVRVTKAFLKGIGAYGSDLRTKGFAGYLAELLVLDHGGFRPLVAAAADWSPPVRFDPEGHGTRSFDDALVVVDPTDPERNVAASLSESNLARLIHYSRELLADPRESLFEPRDPDPLDADAVRERVEARGTHPVAVRFPAPGVVEDQLYPQLDKSLAGLEGALARRGFAPLRSARFADETAVLFVECEVAELPAVERHEGPPVGVREHATGFFEVYVDDDAVTGPYLDGDRYVVERPRDHLTPESFAASDDLFSVALGPAVERALDEEYGTLAGAEVAALADEFGTALARYFEPRV; from the coding sequence ATGACACCCCCGTCGTTCGCGGCGGTCGTCGAGCGTGTCAGCGAGCGCGTGACGCCCGACGCCGCGGAGCGCGCGCGCCTCGACGCCGCGGCGACGGCGCTGCGCGAGCGGGCCGAGGACGCGCTCGCGGACCTCGACACCGAGGCCGACGTGCTGCTGGTCGGCTCGACGGCGCGGGGGACGTGGCTCGCGGGCGACCGCGACATCGACGTGTTCGTGCGGTTTCCGCCGGACCTCCCCCGCGACCGGCTGGAAGCGTACGGGCTCGCGGTGGGCCACGCCGTGCTCGCGGACGGCCACGAGGAGTACGCGGAACACCCCTACGTGAAGGGGACCTTCGAGGGGTTCGACGTGGACTGCGTCCCGTGTTACGACGTGGACTCGGCGGCGGACATCCGCTCGGCGGTCGACCGGACGCCCTTCCACACCGCCTACGTCGAGTCGCGGCTGGACGACGACCTCGCGGCCGACGTGCGCGTGACGAAGGCGTTCCTGAAGGGCATCGGCGCGTACGGCTCCGACCTCCGCACGAAGGGGTTCGCGGGCTACCTCGCGGAACTGCTCGTACTCGACCACGGCGGGTTCCGGCCGCTCGTGGCGGCGGCGGCCGACTGGTCCCCGCCGGTCCGGTTCGACCCCGAGGGCCACGGCACCCGGAGCTTCGACGACGCGCTCGTCGTCGTGGACCCGACGGACCCCGAGCGCAACGTCGCCGCCTCGCTCTCCGAGTCGAACCTCGCGCGGCTCATCCACTACAGCCGCGAACTGCTCGCCGACCCGCGCGAGTCGCTGTTCGAGCCGCGCGACCCCGACCCGCTGGACGCCGACGCCGTCCGGGAGCGCGTCGAGGCGCGCGGCACCCACCCGGTGGCCGTGCGCTTCCCCGCGCCGGGCGTGGTCGAGGACCAGCTATACCCCCAGCTCGACAAGTCGCTCGCGGGGCTGGAGGGGGCGCTCGCCCGCCGCGGTTTCGCCCCCCTGCGCTCGGCGCGGTTCGCCGACGAGACCGCGGTGCTGTTCGTGGAGTGTGAGGTGGCCGAACTCCCGGCCGTCGAGCGCCACGAGGGACCGCCCGTCGGCGTCCGCGAGCACGCGACGGGCTTCTTCGAGGTGTATGTGGACGACGACGCCGTGACGGGCCCGTACCTCGACGGCGACCGCTACGTGGTCGAGCGGCCGCGTGACCACCTGACCCCCGAGTCGTTCGCGGCGAGCGACGACCTCTTCTCCGTCGCGCTCGGCCCGGCCGTCGAGCGCGCGCTCGACGAGGAGTACGGGACGCTCGCGGGCGCGGAGGTCGCGGCGCTCGCGGACGAGTTCGGGACCGCCCTCGCCCGGTATTTCGAGCCCCGAGTCTGA
- a CDS encoding histidine kinase translates to MTESLGRLRGFVGHDEIDRTLLVVDSDEPTPLTRLLEDAFENQPVTVATATTDTVDGPRVVLVEGGETVAVSPLGDLMDAYLLVNSDSYRTATAGLDRHGAPDVLTALAGTRFRVRGYPVSNKEKLLLVVLSRYIEARALAADGGTLRSSFQRLSRIDDERGTRAVYERLGASAVDTHVYGVPDYDDMPDGLSVHGGTDPAYRRTWFVVFTPDDEQEPAALVAVEAGANEWNGYWTFDADLVADIEGVVAGL, encoded by the coding sequence ATGACCGAGTCGTTGGGGCGGCTCCGGGGGTTCGTCGGCCACGACGAAATCGACCGGACCCTGCTCGTCGTGGACTCCGACGAGCCGACGCCGCTCACCCGCCTGCTGGAGGACGCGTTCGAGAACCAGCCAGTCACCGTCGCCACGGCGACGACCGACACGGTGGACGGCCCGCGGGTCGTCCTCGTCGAGGGCGGCGAGACGGTCGCCGTCTCCCCGCTGGGCGACCTGATGGACGCGTACCTGCTCGTCAACAGCGACAGTTACCGGACCGCCACCGCCGGCCTGGACCGCCACGGGGCCCCGGACGTGTTGACCGCGCTCGCGGGCACGCGTTTCCGGGTCCGCGGCTACCCCGTCTCGAACAAGGAGAAACTGCTGCTCGTCGTGCTGTCGCGCTACATCGAGGCGCGGGCGCTCGCCGCGGACGGCGGCACCCTCCGCTCGTCGTTCCAGCGGCTCTCCCGCATCGACGACGAGCGCGGCACCCGCGCGGTGTACGAACGGCTCGGCGCGAGCGCCGTCGATACCCACGTCTACGGCGTCCCCGACTACGACGACATGCCGGACGGCCTGTCGGTCCACGGCGGCACCGACCCCGCCTACCGCCGGACGTGGTTCGTCGTGTTCACCCCGGACGACGAGCAGGAGCCCGCCGCGCTCGTCGCCGTGGAGGCCGGCGCGAACGAGTGGAACGGCTACTGGACGTTCGACGCGGACCTCGTCGCGGACATCGAGGGCGTCGTCGCCGGGTTGTAG
- a CDS encoding histone deacetylase family protein, with protein MRFGYREACLRHDTGARHPETADRLRAIKRGLAKEHGVVYDEGTPAEVGEVTAVHDADYVESVEAFCADGGGTWDADTVAVGATWDAALASAGLSRWAAEAALDGRDGRETPFAVGRPPGHHAEYDDAMGFCFFNNVAVAAEAALARDDVDGVAVFDWDVHHGNGTQDIFYDDDRVFYASVHERGLFPGTGNLKETGTGDAVGTTLNVPFPGGCGDAEYLAAVDEAVAPATRRFDPDLVLVSAGFDAHRKDPISRQRVSTEGYGVLAERMTELADACDASLAFVLEGGYGLEALAESVRKVNSVFDGYTPAPVEGEPNDRAASVLADVREVHDL; from the coding sequence ATGAGGTTCGGCTACCGCGAGGCGTGTCTCCGCCACGACACCGGCGCCCGACACCCGGAGACCGCCGACCGGCTCCGAGCCATCAAGCGGGGACTCGCGAAGGAGCACGGCGTCGTCTACGACGAGGGAACGCCGGCCGAGGTCGGGGAGGTGACGGCGGTCCACGACGCCGACTACGTCGAGTCGGTCGAGGCGTTCTGTGCCGACGGCGGCGGGACGTGGGACGCCGACACCGTCGCCGTCGGGGCGACGTGGGACGCGGCGCTCGCCTCCGCGGGGCTGTCGCGGTGGGCCGCCGAGGCCGCGCTCGACGGGCGCGACGGCCGCGAGACGCCCTTCGCCGTCGGCCGGCCCCCGGGCCACCACGCCGAGTACGACGACGCGATGGGGTTCTGTTTCTTCAACAACGTCGCCGTCGCCGCGGAGGCGGCGCTCGCCCGCGACGACGTCGACGGCGTCGCCGTCTTCGACTGGGACGTCCACCACGGCAACGGGACGCAGGACATCTTCTACGACGACGACCGGGTGTTCTACGCCTCCGTCCACGAGCGGGGGCTGTTCCCGGGCACGGGGAACCTGAAGGAGACGGGAACCGGCGACGCCGTGGGGACGACGCTGAACGTCCCGTTCCCCGGCGGCTGTGGCGACGCGGAGTACCTCGCCGCCGTGGACGAGGCGGTCGCGCCCGCGACCCGGCGGTTCGACCCCGACCTCGTGCTCGTCTCCGCGGGGTTCGACGCCCACCGGAAGGACCCCATCTCGCGCCAGCGCGTCTCGACGGAGGGGTACGGGGTGCTGGCCGAGCGGATGACCGAGCTGGCCGACGCCTGCGACGCGTCGCTCGCGTTCGTACTGGAGGGGGGCTACGGGCTGGAGGCGCTCGCCGAGTCCGTCAGGAAGGTGAACAGCGTCTTCGACGGCTACACGCCCGCCCCGGTGGAGGGGGAGCCGAACGACCGCGCGGCGAGCGTCCTCGCGGACGTGCGCGAGGTCCACGACCTGTAA
- a CDS encoding histone-like protein, with protein sequence MSVELPFAPVDTIIRRNAGDLRVSAGAAEELARRIQERGAALAVEAAERATADGRKTLMAADFGTAGEEAELELPIAPVDRIARLDIDDRYRVAMDARVALATRLEGFADTVAAAAAVLARHADRRTVKRADVETYFELRPYYE encoded by the coding sequence ATGAGCGTCGAGCTACCGTTCGCCCCGGTAGACACCATCATCCGTCGCAACGCCGGCGACCTCCGCGTGAGCGCGGGGGCGGCGGAGGAGCTGGCGCGACGAATCCAGGAGCGCGGCGCCGCGCTCGCCGTCGAGGCGGCCGAGCGGGCCACCGCCGACGGCCGCAAGACACTGATGGCGGCCGACTTCGGGACGGCGGGCGAGGAGGCCGAGCTGGAGCTGCCAATCGCGCCCGTGGACCGTATCGCCCGCCTCGACATCGACGACCGCTACCGCGTCGCCATGGACGCGCGGGTGGCGCTCGCGACCCGGCTGGAGGGGTTCGCCGACACCGTCGCCGCGGCCGCCGCGGTGCTCGCGCGCCACGCCGACCGGCGCACGGTCAAGCGCGCCGACGTCGAGACGTACTTCGAGCTCCGCCCGTACTACGAGTGA
- a CDS encoding ABC transporter ATP-binding protein produces the protein MGATAIEDDDPFEEQREQADNPMRRLFAEYGSENKLAFVVGVLSSVVARVLDLLPPILLGVAVDAIFEVQGAADRPYTLAFVPDAWIPPTEQGQLYFTVGIIAFAFFGGAAFHYSRNWGWNSFSQHIQHRIRTDTYDKMQRLNMDFFADKQTGEMMSILSNDVNRLERFLNDGMNSAFRLGVMVVGIAVVLLYVNWQLAMITLVIVPLIAVFTYYFIKTIQPKYAEVRSSVGQVNSRLENNLGGIQVIKTSNTENFESDRVDDVSQGYFDANWDAISTRIKFFPGLRVLAGIGFVLTFFIGGTMVLGDGVGPFTSDLRPGEFVTFILLSQRFIWPMAQFGQIINMYQRAYASSARIFGLMDEPSRIAEDPDADELVVDDGEVVYDDVTFGYDESETIVEDVSFTVEGGETLALVGPTGAGKSTVLKLLLRMYDVDEGSISIDGQDLRDVTIPSLRKRVGYVSQDTFMFYGTVEENIAYGTFDADREDVIEAAKAAEAHDFISNLPEGYDTEVGERGVKLSGGQRQRVSIARAILKDPEILVLDEATSDVDTETEMLIQRSLDRLTEERTTFSIAHRLSTIKDADQIVVLEDGRIAERGDHDELIAEDGLYAHLWGVQAGEIDELPEEFIERAQQRDARRVEGDDD, from the coding sequence ATGGGAGCTACCGCTATCGAAGACGACGACCCGTTCGAGGAGCAACGGGAACAGGCCGACAACCCGATGCGTCGGCTGTTCGCCGAGTACGGCTCCGAGAACAAGCTCGCGTTCGTCGTCGGTGTCCTGTCAAGCGTCGTCGCCCGTGTCCTCGACCTCCTGCCGCCGATTCTCCTCGGGGTAGCCGTCGACGCCATCTTCGAGGTGCAGGGAGCCGCCGACCGGCCGTACACCCTCGCGTTCGTCCCCGACGCCTGGATCCCGCCGACCGAGCAGGGACAGCTCTACTTCACCGTCGGCATCATCGCGTTCGCCTTCTTCGGCGGCGCGGCGTTCCACTACTCGCGCAACTGGGGCTGGAACTCCTTCTCACAGCACATCCAGCACCGCATCCGGACGGACACCTACGACAAGATGCAGCGGCTGAACATGGACTTCTTCGCCGACAAGCAGACCGGCGAGATGATGTCCATCCTGTCGAACGACGTGAACCGGCTGGAGCGGTTCCTCAACGACGGGATGAACTCCGCGTTCCGGCTGGGCGTCATGGTCGTCGGCATCGCCGTCGTCCTGCTGTACGTGAACTGGCAGCTGGCGATGATAACGCTCGTCATCGTCCCGCTCATCGCGGTGTTCACCTACTACTTCATCAAGACCATCCAGCCGAAGTACGCCGAGGTGCGGTCCTCGGTCGGCCAGGTGAACTCCCGGCTGGAGAACAACCTCGGCGGCATCCAGGTCATCAAGACCTCCAACACCGAGAACTTCGAGTCCGACCGCGTCGACGACGTCTCGCAGGGGTACTTCGACGCGAACTGGGACGCCATCAGCACGCGCATCAAGTTCTTCCCCGGCCTTCGCGTCCTCGCGGGTATCGGCTTCGTCCTCACCTTCTTCATCGGCGGGACGATGGTGCTCGGCGACGGTGTCGGGCCGTTCACGAGCGACCTCCGCCCCGGCGAGTTCGTCACGTTCATTCTCCTCTCCCAGCGGTTCATCTGGCCCATGGCCCAGTTCGGCCAGATCATCAACATGTACCAGCGGGCGTACGCGTCCTCGGCGCGCATCTTCGGGCTGATGGACGAGCCGTCGCGCATCGCGGAGGACCCCGACGCCGACGAACTCGTCGTCGACGACGGCGAGGTCGTCTACGACGACGTGACGTTCGGCTACGACGAGTCCGAGACCATCGTCGAGGACGTGAGCTTCACCGTCGAGGGCGGCGAGACGCTCGCGCTCGTCGGGCCCACCGGCGCCGGCAAGTCCACGGTCCTCAAACTGCTCCTCCGGATGTACGACGTGGACGAGGGGTCCATCTCCATCGACGGACAGGACCTCCGCGACGTGACCATCCCGAGCCTGCGAAAGCGGGTCGGCTACGTGAGCCAGGACACGTTCATGTTCTACGGGACGGTCGAGGAGAACATCGCGTACGGCACCTTCGACGCCGACCGCGAGGACGTGATCGAGGCCGCGAAGGCCGCCGAGGCCCACGACTTCATCTCGAACCTCCCCGAGGGGTACGACACCGAGGTCGGGGAACGGGGCGTGAAGCTCTCGGGCGGCCAGCGCCAGCGCGTCTCGATCGCGCGGGCCATCCTGAAGGACCCCGAGATACTCGTCCTCGACGAGGCGACCTCCGACGTGGACACGGAGACGGAGATGCTCATCCAGCGGTCGCTCGACCGGCTGACCGAGGAGCGCACCACGTTCTCCATCGCCCATCGTCTCTCGACCATCAAGGACGCCGACCAGATCGTCGTGCTGGAGGACGGCCGCATCGCCGAGCGCGGCGACCACGACGAACTCATCGCCGAGGACGGGCTGTACGCCCATCTGTGGGGCGTCCAGGCCGGCGAGATAGACGAACTCCCCGAGGAGTTCATCGAGCGCGCCCAGCAGCGCGACGCCCGGCGCGTCGAGGGCGACGACGACTGA